In the genome of Halanaerobiaceae bacterium ANBcell28, the window GACTTTGATGTGTGAATTTTATATTTTGATTTTTTATCATCATATGTTGCTGTTGCTTTTGCATTTGATTATCGAATTGTACTTTCTCATATTGTCCTTGAGTATATTCTTGTTCTTGATCATGTTGATTATTGTTATAGTGTTTATAAGAATATTGGCTTTGAGTATATTGATCTTGATTAGGGTTTCTGTGTTGTAGATATTGACCATGTCTTTGGCGTTTATGATGTTCTTGACCATTACGTCCATACTGCATTCTTTTATTGTACTGTGCTGTTGTTCCTTGATTATTTTCACTTTGCTGATTTTGGTAATTATCTTTTTCATTTTGATTTCTTCCATAGTTACTGTACTGATTGTAATTATTGTTCATTGTTAACCTCCTAATTAAAATTTTCTCATTTCAAAGAAAAGCTATAATTTTATTGATTTTGTATAGTTTTTGAAGGATTTAAGTGCATTAATAGCATTTTATAATGTCTTTGATGTACTTTACCAGCTGTATTAATAGTTTTCCTTATTTCTTCATTTTTACAATGTTGGGCATAGTGATTGCATTTTTTCATAGCTAAAAGTTCCCATGATAAGGCATCTTTTAAATAAGCCAGGTCTTTTGTGGTTATACAAGCAGGAGGTCTAGACATTCTTTCTTGCCTTTGATAAGATTCTTCCTGTCTCTGTGCCTGTCTTTGAGTAGTAAATACTTCTTGCATCTTAGTCATCACCTTTCTTTTTATTTTTCTTTATTTAGTATGAGTAATAATACAAAAAATATTTATTCTAGCTTGACATAATAAATATTTACTGTTAAAATAATATAAACATATAAGAATACTATGTTTTGTGTGCACTTATTTTTTTGACCTAAAACATACTAAACATATCAAGATTTAATACTTAATTTTGCTTTGCTTTTTTTAACAAAAGATATTGTTTAGTCATAGTATAAGAGAGGGGATGATTTATTATGAAATTAAGAAAATCTAAATTTTTAAAATCAGAAGATTGGTGGTCTGTTTATCTAGGCTTTGCTCTAATTTTTCTAACGCTTATTGGTATAATTGATAGACCAATATTACCTGGTAGATGGGGCGGTGCAGGTGGAGATTCTATATTTGCCGTTTTACCAACAGGAATCATATTTACTGGTATTTTTACATTACTTATATTTGGTATTAGTACTTATTTTACAGGGGATATTCCTAAGAAATTTTTAAGTGGTTTTACTGGGGTTTTTGTATTAACAATTTTAGCTGAGGCATTGGGTAATTATCAGCCATTAAGACATTATGGTTTTAATAATGTCATCTGGGCTTTATTTATCGGCTTACTTATTAGCAATACTATAGGAGTTCCTGATTTTTTAAAGGGAGGTATTAAGACAGAACTTTATATTAAAACAGGTTTAGTATTATTAGGATCATCAGTATTATTTAATAGAATGTTGTCTTTGGGGAGCCTTGGTCTTGGCGTAGCCTGGGTAGTAACTCCTTTTGTTCTTATCTTTATGTTCTGGTACTCTCAAAAGGTTTTGAAAATGGAAGAAAACAAAGGGTTGGCTATTACTATAGCTTCAGCAACTTCTGTTTGTGGTGTATCAGCTGCTATAGCTACAGGTTCTGCTTCTAAGTCTAAAAAAGAGGAGATCAGCTTAGCTATATCTATAACCTTAATATTTACTGTAATAATGATGGTTGCTATGCCTATAATTGCTAGATTAATTGGTCTAGATAATCTTGTAGCAGGAGCGTGGCTTGGAGGTACTATTGATGCAACTGGAGCTGTAGTTGCTGCAGGAGCTATATTAGGTGAAGAGGCAATGGAAGTAGCATCATTAATTAAAATGATTCAAAATATTTTAATTGGATTAGTTGCTTTTGCTGTTGCAATTTTCTGGGTTGTATTTTATGAGAATAAGTCTGTGAAAGAGGCTAAAGTTAGTCCAAAAGAAATCTGGTATCGTACACCTAAGTTTATTCTTGGTTTTATAATTGCATCAATTACATTTTCATTTTTTATACCGTCTAACCTTGTTGATAATTCTTTGGGTATTCTAAATGGTTATCGTAGTTTTTTCTTTACTCTAGCATTTATTAGTATAGGTTTAGATTCTAATCTGCGGGATATGGCTAAAATGCTCAAAAACGGTAAACCTTTAAGATTATATCTAATAGGGCAGAGTTTAAATATTATTCTTACTCTTATCGCTGCCTATGTTTTCTTTAGTGGAAGATTCTTTAATTTACCATTTTAATAAGATTTTTTAGCTCTTAGAATTCAAGAGGTGAACTTATGAAGTTAAAATATGTTTTATTGATACTTTTTATTCTTCTAACTTTTTTTCTTGCAATATTTTATGATCAGAACCTGGATAATGAACCTTCTGTTGGAGCTGGAGATATCTGGTGGGTTGATGTAGTAGATATGTCTGATTCGGAATAAGTATAATAAAGTGATATATAATTGGAAGTAAGGAATATTAAGTCAGACCCTTAGGGGTCTTTTTTCTTTATTAGCATTAAACATCGAAATATGAGTATGCCTAAAACTTTATTAGTTACTTGCAGGAGAATTAATATCTTTTATAGAATAATGATATGATATTAGAAGAAAACAAGTAGATATTAATCATGTAAATATTAAGATAATTATTATTTTATATAATTCAAGGAGTGTTTGGCATGTCGAAAAGGAATATAATTGAAGGATTAAATCCACAGCAAAAAGAAGCTGTTCAACATTTAGAAGGTCCATTATTGGTTTTGGCTGGTGCTGGCAGTGGAAAGACCAGAGTTTTGACTAGAAGAATAGCCTATATGATAGAAAACTACAATGTGAATCCATATAATATTCTAGCAGTTACTTTTACAAATAAAGCAGCTAGTGAAATGAAGGAAAGAGTTGCAGAATTACTTGGAGGTATTAAGGGCTCTGTTTGGGTTAGCACTTTTCATTCTTTTTGTGTCCGGGTTTTAAGAAAAGAGATAAAGAAATTATCTTATGATAGTAATTTTATAATATATGATACCAGTGATCAGAGAAGTTTGATGAAGAATGTTCTAAAAGAGCTGAATTATGATATTAAGAAGACGAAGCCCAGAGCTGTTTTGGCTGAAATTAGTAAGGCAAAAAATGAGTTAATAACAGCAGAAGAATTTAGCCACAAAACAGGAGACTATTTTTTGGATATAGTAGCTAAAGCTTATGACTTATATCAAGAGAAATTAAAAGAAAATAATGCCCTGGATTTTGATGATCTTATTATGAAAACAGTTGAACTTTTTCAAGAAAATGAACTTGTATTGGAATATTATCAGGATAGGTTTAAATATATATCAATAGATGAGTATCAGGATGTAAATACTGCTCAATATGAATTGGTACAATTACTGGCTGACAAGTATAATAATCTTTGTGTTGTTGGTGATCCTGATCAGGGTATATATGGTTTTAGAGGTGCAGACATTAGAAATATCCTTAATTTTGAGAATGATTACCCAGAGGCTAAAATTATAAAACTGGAACAAAATTATCGTTCTAAGGAGAAAATTTTACAGGCTGCTGATAGTGTTATTTCAAATAATTTGTCCCGGAAAGATAAGAGATTGTGGACAGATCAAGGACAGGGTAAAGATTTGAATTATTATCAGGCATATGATGATAAGGATGAGGCTAATTATGTTGCTGAAAAGATTAATAATAAGTTAGAAGACGCTTATAAGTATAAAGATATTGCTATTTTATATCGTACTAATGCACAGTCGCGCTCTCTGGAGGAAGCTTTAGTAAAGTATGCAATTCCTTATCAAATTGTTGGTGGGGTTAGATTCTATGATCGCATGGAAATTAAAGATATCATTGCATACTTGAGATTAATTTATAATAATAATGATGATATAAGTTTTTTACGAATTGTAAATAAACCACGACGTGGAATTGGTGCAGGTACCTTGGCTAAGCTAGAAGATTTTACACAAAGTAGAATGATATCCTTATACGAAGGGGCTTTAAGGGCTAAAGAGATATCCACCTTAAGTGCTTCTTATCAAAATAAGTTATTAGCTTTTGCTTCTATGATGGAAGAATTTAAAGTAGCAAGTCAAGATTTGTCAATTGATATTTTGACACAGAAAGTAATAGAAGAAACAGCTTATAGAGATGATTTGCTTTCTGAAGGTACAATACAGGCACAAAGTCGTTTAGAAAATATAGAAGAACTCTTTTCTGTAATGCAGGAATTCAATGAGGCGGATGGGGAGAGTTCTCTGGCTGCTTTTCTAGAAGAGGTTTCTTTGATTTCCGATGTAGATACTATGAATGATTCCGCAGATTATATTACCTTAATGACCTTCCATTCGGCTAAGGGATTGGAATACCCTGTGGTTTTCATGGTCGGTATGGAAGAAGGTATTTTCCCACATGCAAATTCCATGTTTATGCCAGAAGAGCTTGAAGAGGAAAGAAGGTTATGCTATGTAGGTATTACCAGGGCTATGGAGGAATTGTATCTAACAAGTGCTAAGGAAAGAATGCGTTTTGGTGAATGGCAGCAGAACCCTCCTTCGCAGTTTTTAGATGAGATACCGAATGAACTGATTAGTGCTTACAATGATCAATTAAGTATTGATGAAGAAAATGATGAATTTGAGAAAGCCTTATCTTTCTTAGATGAAGATGAAGACTTAAAGGATAAAGGTAAAGTATCCACTAAAGAAGAAGAGTATGATTATAAGGTTGGTGAAAAGGTTTATCATCCAAAATGGGGAATTGGTACTGTTCTTGCTCTTGAAAATGAAGGAGGCATGAAAATAAAGATAAAATTCTCTAAAGGTAAAGCTAAGACATTAATGGCAGCATATGCTCCAATTAAAAAAGCTTAATTGGAGACTCTGCTTTTAAATATATTATTAAGAAAAAAAGGGGTGGTTTTATGAGGTTAAAGTTTTTGCTAATTTTATTAGTTCTTTTAACTATCTCAATTATACTCAGTGGCTGTCACTCTACATATCAAGAAGAACGTTACTTTAGTGAGAATTTTAGGCATGGTATGACATTAGAAATTAGCAATGACATTGGAAATGTCGAGATTAGAAATTGGGAGAGTAATAGGATTAGTGTAGTTGCAAATATTACAGGTTATGCTTCTTCAATAGAGGAAGCAAGGCGATTTGTTGATTCAACCCAGATACGGAGAACTTGGCATGGTAGTAGACTGCATATTAACTCTGTAACACAGGGTGAAACAATTACATCAGGTTCTAAAGTCGATTATGTAATAACAATACCTAGAGATTTTAATGCAGATATAAATACTACAACAGGTGATATTAGAATTGAAGAAATCCGTGGTAATGTTAATTTAAAGACAAGTACAGGCGATATTCGTATTAGATCATTAATAGGTGATATTTTTAGTCGTACCAGTACAGGTAATATAAGAATTAATGAATTTGAGGGAGAAATGGATATTGAAACAAGTACAGGTAATATAAATGTATCTCTTTTTAATCAACGTTATACTCAAAATAACATTAGGACATCTACAGGTGATATAGAACTTGTGTTTTTTAGCGACCCATCTGCTTTCTTTGATTTAAAAGTTAGTACAGGAGATATATACTATTTTGGCACTTATTATGATGATGACATTCAAGCTGGGAGACGTAGTTCGTCTACAAAATATAATATACGTACAAGTACTGGCGATATTTTCTTGAGCCATAGATAGTCTGCAGTTATAGAGTAGAAGGTGTTCAATTTAATCAAAAAGTCCTTTATGGCTTGAAAAATCCTTAAAGGACTTTTTGCATTTATTCTGATATTTTTGTATACATGTATTAATTTCTTGCTTTTGCTAGTATCTTTCCTAAATTTACTATTATCAATTTGACTTTAAATTCAATTAAAAGTATAATTATTTGTATGGAATAAAAAGAACTTATTTATTTTTAAACAAGATTTTAATTACATAATAGTTATAGAATTTATCGTCAATAAAATATCATAATTTGGGTATATTAAAAGAAATACACCTAGATAAAAATGGTATTTTTATAGTATTAGGGGGTATTAGCTTGGCAAAAAAAGATATTATTAAAAAAATAGAAGAATTACGTAAGGAAATTAGACACCATGAATATCAATATTATGTTTTAGATTCACCAGAGATATCTGATTTTGAATTTGATAAATTAATACGACAATTAGAAGAATTAGAAGAAGAAAATCCAGAATTAATAAGTCCTGATTCACCAACGCAAAGGGTTGGAGGTCAGGCTTTAGATAGTTTTGAAAAAGTTGAGCATAGTACCACTATGTTGAGTTTAAGTAATGCTTTTAATGCAGCTGAACTACGAGATTTTGTAAATAGAGTTTATAAGTTAGCAGGTAGAAGTGATATAGAATTTGTCATAGAGCATAAAATTGATGGTTTATCTGCTATCCTTAATTATGAAAATGCTAGTTTTCAAATCGGGGCAACTAGAGGTAACGGAATTATTGGTGAGGATGTTAGTGAAAATATAAAGACTATCAGGTCAATACCACTAAAATTCAATAAAGATATAGATGCTGAAATAAGAGGAGAAGTTTATATCAGTAAACGAGATTTTGGAGAAATTAATGAGAAACGACTTGATCAAGGTGAGGAACCTTTTGCTAATCCTCGAAATGCTGCTGCTGGATCTATTCGCCAACTGGATCCAAGAATTGCTGCAGAACGTTCTTTGTCTTTTCTATCATACGATATAATAAGGATTAATGGTGTAGAATTAGATACTCATGTTCAAGCTATAGAATTATTAGAGGAACTGGGTTTTAAGATAAATTGGCATAAAAAATGTAAGAATGTAGAAGAAATCATTCAATACTGTGAACAGTGGACTGAGGAAAGGGATGAACTTCCATTTGAAATAGATGGGATGGTAATTAAGGTTAATGATTTAGCCTTAAGAGAAGAATTAGGTAATACAGCTAAAAGTCCACGCTGGGCGATAGCTTTTAAATTTCCTGCCCAGCAAAAGACCACTATAGTTAAGGACATTATTATATCTGTAGGTAGAACTGGTGCTTTAACTCCAACAGCTGTTCTAGAACCAGTACATGTTGATG includes:
- a CDS encoding spore coat protein, which codes for MNNNYNQYSNYGRNQNEKDNYQNQQSENNQGTTAQYNKRMQYGRNGQEHHKRQRHGQYLQHRNPNQDQYTQSQYSYKHYNNNQHDQEQEYTQGQYEKVQFDNQMQKQQQHMMIKNQNIKFTHQSPEMNERDYLNDILATEKYLSDGLNTFLQEASHTELHTDVKQILSETHDCGRELFNLMFENGFYSFQAASPQEIQKSQDDFSSYLNQQNPYNNESY
- a CDS encoding putative sulfate exporter family transporter, whose product is MKLRKSKFLKSEDWWSVYLGFALIFLTLIGIIDRPILPGRWGGAGGDSIFAVLPTGIIFTGIFTLLIFGISTYFTGDIPKKFLSGFTGVFVLTILAEALGNYQPLRHYGFNNVIWALFIGLLISNTIGVPDFLKGGIKTELYIKTGLVLLGSSVLFNRMLSLGSLGLGVAWVVTPFVLIFMFWYSQKVLKMEENKGLAITIASATSVCGVSAAIATGSASKSKKEEISLAISITLIFTVIMMVAMPIIARLIGLDNLVAGAWLGGTIDATGAVVAAGAILGEEAMEVASLIKMIQNILIGLVAFAVAIFWVVFYENKSVKEAKVSPKEIWYRTPKFILGFIIASITFSFFIPSNLVDNSLGILNGYRSFFFTLAFISIGLDSNLRDMAKMLKNGKPLRLYLIGQSLNIILTLIAAYVFFSGRFFNLPF
- the pcrA gene encoding DNA helicase PcrA, giving the protein MSKRNIIEGLNPQQKEAVQHLEGPLLVLAGAGSGKTRVLTRRIAYMIENYNVNPYNILAVTFTNKAASEMKERVAELLGGIKGSVWVSTFHSFCVRVLRKEIKKLSYDSNFIIYDTSDQRSLMKNVLKELNYDIKKTKPRAVLAEISKAKNELITAEEFSHKTGDYFLDIVAKAYDLYQEKLKENNALDFDDLIMKTVELFQENELVLEYYQDRFKYISIDEYQDVNTAQYELVQLLADKYNNLCVVGDPDQGIYGFRGADIRNILNFENDYPEAKIIKLEQNYRSKEKILQAADSVISNNLSRKDKRLWTDQGQGKDLNYYQAYDDKDEANYVAEKINNKLEDAYKYKDIAILYRTNAQSRSLEEALVKYAIPYQIVGGVRFYDRMEIKDIIAYLRLIYNNNDDISFLRIVNKPRRGIGAGTLAKLEDFTQSRMISLYEGALRAKEISTLSASYQNKLLAFASMMEEFKVASQDLSIDILTQKVIEETAYRDDLLSEGTIQAQSRLENIEELFSVMQEFNEADGESSLAAFLEEVSLISDVDTMNDSADYITLMTFHSAKGLEYPVVFMVGMEEGIFPHANSMFMPEELEEERRLCYVGITRAMEELYLTSAKERMRFGEWQQNPPSQFLDEIPNELISAYNDQLSIDEENDEFEKALSFLDEDEDLKDKGKVSTKEEEYDYKVGEKVYHPKWGIGTVLALENEGGMKIKIKFSKGKAKTLMAAYAPIKKA
- a CDS encoding DUF4097 family beta strand repeat-containing protein is translated as MRLKFLLILLVLLTISIILSGCHSTYQEERYFSENFRHGMTLEISNDIGNVEIRNWESNRISVVANITGYASSIEEARRFVDSTQIRRTWHGSRLHINSVTQGETITSGSKVDYVITIPRDFNADINTTTGDIRIEEIRGNVNLKTSTGDIRIRSLIGDIFSRTSTGNIRINEFEGEMDIETSTGNINVSLFNQRYTQNNIRTSTGDIELVFFSDPSAFFDLKVSTGDIYYFGTYYDDDIQAGRRSSSTKYNIRTSTGDIFLSHR
- the ligA gene encoding NAD-dependent DNA ligase LigA, with the translated sequence MAKKDIIKKIEELRKEIRHHEYQYYVLDSPEISDFEFDKLIRQLEELEEENPELISPDSPTQRVGGQALDSFEKVEHSTTMLSLSNAFNAAELRDFVNRVYKLAGRSDIEFVIEHKIDGLSAILNYENASFQIGATRGNGIIGEDVSENIKTIRSIPLKFNKDIDAEIRGEVYISKRDFGEINEKRLDQGEEPFANPRNAAAGSIRQLDPRIAAERSLSFLSYDIIRINGVELDTHVQAIELLEELGFKINWHKKCKNVEEIIQYCEQWTEERDELPFEIDGMVIKVNDLALREELGNTAKSPRWAIAFKFPAQQKTTIVKDIIISVGRTGALTPTAVLEPVHVDGSTVSRATLHNEDEIKRKDVRIGDQILLQKAGDVIPEVVKVIKEKRDGSEKVFEMPDTCPECGGEAHRLEGEAVTRCINSTACPAQRREGILHFISRNAMNIDGVGPSLVDQLLKNNLINDYADLYSLRVEDLMPLERIGEKSAQNAINAIEASKERPLHNLVFALGIRHVGAGGARVLTNVYPSIDKLSKANLEDLEAIEEIGPVIADSIVNFFKEEHNQEVINKLADAGVKMSKDDEEESTEEIEALKDKKFVFTGSLEKFTRNEAKEKVLTAGGKVSSSVSKNTDYLVSGENTGSKMDKAKELDVTILNEEEFIDLLNQ